A portion of the Cryptomeria japonica chromosome 5, Sugi_1.0, whole genome shotgun sequence genome contains these proteins:
- the LOC131033591 gene encoding mannose-specific lectin-like has product MSSVSRYSPVEKTGFLDCPVWPLVLLSHNSGIWDVLKVGEFLRSADKIIRLTMQRDCNLVLSDKQNSRVLWSSKTAGHGSKCFLRLQSDNKLVIYKGSGKGAVWAINQDCGQGGVKFSFLVIEDDGNLVLYRSQEGKLNRMWATKTKI; this is encoded by the coding sequence aTGTCAAGTGTGTCAAGATATTCCCCTGTTGAGAAGACTGGGTTTTTAGACTGTCCCGTCTGGCCTCTTGTATTGCTGAGCCACAACAGTGGCATTTGGGACGTTCTCAAGGTGGGGGAGTTCTTGAGATCTGCCGACAAAATAATTCGATTGACAATGCAGAGGGACTGTAATCTGGTGTTGAGTGATAAGCAGAACAGTCGAGTGCTGTGGAGCAGCAAGACTGCAGGGCATGGGAGCAAATGCTTTCTGCGTCTTCAGTCGGATAACAAGTTAGTTATATACAAGGGCAGTGGTAAGGGTGCAGTGTGGGCCATTAATCAGGATTGTGGACAAGGGGGTGTCAAGTTTAGCTTTCTGGTTATTGAGGATGATGGTAATCTGGTTTTGTATCGCAGTCAAGAAGGCAAGCTTAACCGAATGTGGGCTACAAAAACCAAGATCTAA
- the LOC131033549 gene encoding uncharacterized protein LOC131033549 produces MSSSPLCLPVFFLAVILVLSAAQPSLALFETSSVGKNGLKVEEGADVYVALNNLLENLDGFRESKWFDSGFAFASVKSINDKHIAIRYVRWTQSCTVGDWESATGNSVLEDFRRTVTYLRPYLLQGYSWASVSNGYAWVDYYLLDKDEANVSAAADPKFRTVAASDGEYRGSSASRYSPVEKTGFVHCPVSPLVLLSHNSGIWNVLKAGEYLTSANRRFRLTMKEDCNLVLSDTQSTKNNKQRSQVLWSSKTAGRGSKCFLRLQSDANLVIYNGNGEGAVWAINQGCGVGCVKFSSLVIEDDGTLVLFRSEKGKLVRMWNTKSKSKV; encoded by the coding sequence ATGTCTTCTTCTCCATTGTGTCTCCCTGTGTTTTTCTTGGCTGTCATACTTGTTTTGAGCGCTGCTCAACCATCGTTAGCACTGTTCGAGACATCTTCAGTTGGGAAGAATGGTCTGAAAGTGGAAGAGGGTGCTGATGTTTACGTTGCGCTGAACAATCTGCTGGAAAACTTGGACGGATTCCGCGAATCAAAATGGTTTGACAGCGGGTTCGCCTTTGCATCTGTGAAGAGCATTAATGACAAGCACATCGCCATCAGATATGTGCGTTGGACTCAGTCGTGTACCGTTGGCGATTGGGAGAGCGCAACGGGAAACTCAGTATTGGAAGATTTCAGAAGGACCGTCACATATCTGAGGCCTTACTTGTTGCAAGGCTACTCTTGGGCATCCGTGTCCAATGGCTACGCTTGGGTCGATTACTATCTCCTCGACAAGGACGAAGCCAATGTAAGTGCTGCTGCTGATCCTAAGTTTAGGACAGTTGCTGCAAGCGATGGGGAATATCGTGGTTCTTCTGCTTCAAGATATTCTCCTGTCGAGAAGACAGGGTTTGTACACTGTCCTGTGTCGCCTCTTGTATTGCTGAGCCACAACAGCGGCATTTGGAATGTTCTAAAGGCGGGGGAGTACTTGACATCTGCCAACAGGAGATTTCGATTGACAATGAAAGAGGATTGTAATCTGGTGTTGAGCGATACGCAGAGCACTAAGAACAATAAGCAGAGGAGTCAAGTGCTGTGGAGCAGCAAGACTGCAGGGCGTGGGAGCAAATGCTTTCTACGTCTTCAGTCTGATGCCAACTTAGTTATATACAATGGCAATGGTGAGGGTGCAGTGTGGGCCATCAATCAGGGCTGTGGAGTTGGGTGTGTAAAGTTTAGCTCTCTCGTTATTGAGGATGACGGTACTCTGGTTCTGTTTCGCAGTGAAAAAGGCAAGCTTGTCCGAATGTGGAATACAAAATCCAAATCCAAGGTGTAA